From a region of the Drosophila ananassae strain 14024-0371.13 chromosome XL, ASM1763931v2, whole genome shotgun sequence genome:
- the LOC6503706 gene encoding putative gustatory receptor 2a isoform X2, with translation MSPWLLQKNDIGRYPKLLVSHPRDMDTLRTLEPLHHICRVANLWHWRLAPPPDADGLLLRRSRWLEAYGWSVFVAATCVAAYGLFVEGAEKDPDETTVTSIGHTVDFIQLVSMRVAHLAALLEAVWQRKVQRELFAELGEIERLLAMELHADVDGGRQGLRRQLGRQAVWLLWGYAVSQSLILVAKLLGPGHVFPVYWIYYLLPLLVCGLRYFQIFTAVQTIRWHLDILLQALQQLQEKGVVVGDHGGSCMEAEDLAMKRLVAVRLIYQRVWALVSLVNRGYGISMLLLVGNDFLAITSNCYWIFLSFRQSDASLGDILNILASALWSAPHLGNVLILSLLCDRTTQCGTRLALGLHQITQFSLQLLHQRLHFSASGFFNVDCTLLYTIVGATTTYLIILIQFHMSEGSEAGSGKHD, from the exons ATGAGCCCTTGGCTTCTACAAAAAAATG ATATAGGCCGCTATCCGAAATTGTTAGTCAGTCATCCCCGAGACATGGACACGCTGCGTACTCTGGAGCCCTTGCACCACATCTGCCGAGTTGCGAATCTGTGGCACTGGCGACTGGCCCCTCCGCCAGACGCCGACGGCCTTCTGCTCCGACGATCGCGCTGGCTGGAGGCCTACGGCTGGAGCGTCTTTGTGGCCGCCACCTGCGTCGCCGCCTACGGCCTGTTCGTGGAGGGCGCCGAGAAGGACCCCGACGAGACGACCGTCACCAGCATCGGGCATACGGTCGACTTCATCCAGCTGGTAAGCATGCGGGTGGCCCACTTGGCCGCCCTGCTGGAGGCCGTGTGGCAGCGGAAGGTGCAGCGAGAACTTTTCGCGGAGCTTGGCGAGATCGAGCGCCTGCTGGCAATGGAGCTACACGCGGACGTGGATGGGGGCCGTCAGGGGCTGCGCCGCCAGCTCGGACGACAAGCCGTGTGGCTGCTCTGGGGCTACGCGGTTAGCCAGAGCCTGATTTTGGTCGCCAAGCTGCTGGGGCCCGGGCATGTCTTTCCCGTCTACTGGATCTACTATTTGCTGCCCTTGCTGGTATGCGGTTTGCGCTACTTCCAGATCTTCACCGCAGTACAGACCATCCGCTGGCACCTCGACATTTTACTCCAGGCCCTGCAGCAGCTGCAAGAAAAGGGGGTGGTGGTCGGAGACCACGGAGGAAGCTGCATGGAGGCAGAGGACCTGGCCATGAAACGCCTCGTGGCTGTGCGACTGATCTACCAACGCGTCTGGGCGTTGGTTTCCCTGGTGAACCGCGGCTATGGCATCTCCATGCTCCTTCTGGTTGGCAACGATTTTCTGGCCATAACCTCCAACTGTTACTGGATATTCCTCAGCTTCCGACAGTCGGACGCCTCGCTGGGTGACATCCTAAACATCCTGGCCAGCGCCCTGTGGTCCGCCCCCCATTTGGGCAACGTCCTTATTCTATCGCTGCTCTGCGACCGCACCACCCAGTGT GGCACCCGCCTGGCCTTGGGCCTTCACCAG ATAACTCAGTTCTCGCTGCAGTTGCTCCACCAGCGCCTTCACTTTAGTGCCTCCGGATTCTTCAACGTGGACTGCACCCTCCTTTACACG ATCGTGGGCGCCACCACCACCTACCTGATCATCCTGATACAATTCCACATGAGCGAGGGCTCTGAAGCAGGATCAGGAAAACACGACTAG
- the LOC6503706 gene encoding putative gustatory receptor 2a isoform X1 has product MSPWLLQKNDIGRYPKLLVSHPRDMDTLRTLEPLHHICRVANLWHWRLAPPPDADGLLLRRSRWLEAYGWSVFVAATCVAAYGLFVEGAEKDPDETTVTSIGHTVDFIQLVSMRVAHLAALLEAVWQRKVQRELFAELGEIERLLAMELHADVDGGRQGLRRQLGRQAVWLLWGYAVSQSLILVAKLLGPGHVFPVYWIYYLLPLLVCGLRYFQIFTAVQTIRWHLDILLQALQQLQEKGVVVGDHGGSCMEAEDLAMKRLVAVRLIYQRVWALVSLVNRGYGISMLLLVGNDFLAITSNCYWIFLSFRQSDASLGDILNILASALWSAPHLGNVLILSLLCDRTTQCGTRLALGLHQVSVNLRNDVHNALITQFSLQLLHQRLHFSASGFFNVDCTLLYTIVGATTTYLIILIQFHMSEGSEAGSGKHD; this is encoded by the exons ATGAGCCCTTGGCTTCTACAAAAAAATG ATATAGGCCGCTATCCGAAATTGTTAGTCAGTCATCCCCGAGACATGGACACGCTGCGTACTCTGGAGCCCTTGCACCACATCTGCCGAGTTGCGAATCTGTGGCACTGGCGACTGGCCCCTCCGCCAGACGCCGACGGCCTTCTGCTCCGACGATCGCGCTGGCTGGAGGCCTACGGCTGGAGCGTCTTTGTGGCCGCCACCTGCGTCGCCGCCTACGGCCTGTTCGTGGAGGGCGCCGAGAAGGACCCCGACGAGACGACCGTCACCAGCATCGGGCATACGGTCGACTTCATCCAGCTGGTAAGCATGCGGGTGGCCCACTTGGCCGCCCTGCTGGAGGCCGTGTGGCAGCGGAAGGTGCAGCGAGAACTTTTCGCGGAGCTTGGCGAGATCGAGCGCCTGCTGGCAATGGAGCTACACGCGGACGTGGATGGGGGCCGTCAGGGGCTGCGCCGCCAGCTCGGACGACAAGCCGTGTGGCTGCTCTGGGGCTACGCGGTTAGCCAGAGCCTGATTTTGGTCGCCAAGCTGCTGGGGCCCGGGCATGTCTTTCCCGTCTACTGGATCTACTATTTGCTGCCCTTGCTGGTATGCGGTTTGCGCTACTTCCAGATCTTCACCGCAGTACAGACCATCCGCTGGCACCTCGACATTTTACTCCAGGCCCTGCAGCAGCTGCAAGAAAAGGGGGTGGTGGTCGGAGACCACGGAGGAAGCTGCATGGAGGCAGAGGACCTGGCCATGAAACGCCTCGTGGCTGTGCGACTGATCTACCAACGCGTCTGGGCGTTGGTTTCCCTGGTGAACCGCGGCTATGGCATCTCCATGCTCCTTCTGGTTGGCAACGATTTTCTGGCCATAACCTCCAACTGTTACTGGATATTCCTCAGCTTCCGACAGTCGGACGCCTCGCTGGGTGACATCCTAAACATCCTGGCCAGCGCCCTGTGGTCCGCCCCCCATTTGGGCAACGTCCTTATTCTATCGCTGCTCTGCGACCGCACCACCCAGTGT GGCACCCGCCTGGCCTTGGGCCTTCACCAGGTGAGCGTAAATCTGCGAAACGACGTCCACAACGCCTTG ATAACTCAGTTCTCGCTGCAGTTGCTCCACCAGCGCCTTCACTTTAGTGCCTCCGGATTCTTCAACGTGGACTGCACCCTCCTTTACACG ATCGTGGGCGCCACCACCACCTACCTGATCATCCTGATACAATTCCACATGAGCGAGGGCTCTGAAGCAGGATCAGGAAAACACGACTAG